The following nucleotide sequence is from Thermoproteales archaeon.
GTTTGCAGACATTGCGTAGTATACTTGGCCTGTTGCTGGCACATACCGGACCGGGTATACTCTTACTATGAGATAGGTTACACGTTCCAATGTTACCGGATCTATACCGTGCTTAACTTCATAGTCGTACGGGCGGGCCGGGTAGGGGGCTTCAGATGAATATATTTCCGGGTTTTCGATGTAGAGGCTCGCGTTTAAGGGCTTCGGTACTAGTTTTTGAGGCTGGGGCGCAGGTAGCAGCCTGTAAGTTCCATTGAGTCTAGCGAATTCAACTGACACGTTTACTAAGATTTTTCCAGTATGTAGCGGCAGCTTTAGGTGTATCACTTTTACGGGTACTATTGGATGCTCAGGCTTAAGCAGCAAATCTGTGTTATCTATTAGGATGAGGCTGTACTTGTCGAAAATTTTGCTTATAACTTTTGGAGTACTAAAGGATGCTTTGATTGATTTAGTATATTGAGGGGCTGAAACTACATATGGTGTCGATAGGATGAAAAATATTAGCAATATACTTAGCGTATTCCATAGATAATTATCTATCTTCATAGGAACGTTAAAATTATATTATAAGGTTTCCTTAAAAAATTATATTATAGTTTTCTCGAAAGATGCTTTGATTAATGCTGTAAAGTGAATAAAACCTTTTCACCAATTTGATGTTCGAAAACGATTATTTTGGTTAATAAATTTAATTTCACGCCTCTTTCTTGAAAGTCTCTTCGCGGTTGTTTTAGTAATCTTACGCGGCACGAGCAAAAGCTGGAAGTTTATCGATACCTTATAGAGAGTTCGAGGGATAATGTTTTATTTGGACTGGCTAAAAATCTTAAACTTTTTTATTCGTGCCTGTTAAATAGAATGGGTAATGCTATGTCGTCAGTGGTAGTAACTGGCTGTGCAGGTTTTATTGGCTCACACTTATGTGAAAGGCTATTGGATGAAGGCTACTCTGTGAAGGGTATTGACAACTTTGACGCGTACTATGATTTTCTGTATAAAAAAAGAAATTTAGAAAGCATTTTAGCTAAGAAGGGCAAGTTTAGATTTTATAACGCCGATGTTAGGGATTATGAGCGTTTGCTGGACATACTGGAGCCTGGAGATGTTGTTGTTCATTTGGCTGCCCGTCCGGGTGTGAGAAGCTCTAACAGGATTCCCGTAAAATACGTAGATAACAATATTATAGGAACCGTTAAACTATTAGAGGCCATAAGGGCTCGGAACGCCGAACAGGTAATTTTCGGGTCCACTTCTTCGGTGTACGGGAATGCAGAGACGCCATTTAGCGAAGATTTCCCAGCTGATAGGCCGCTTTCAGTATATGCGGCGACTAAACGGTCTTGCGAGATTATTCTTTATGTTTACAGTTACTACTATAATCTGCCCGTAACTATTCTTAGATTTTTCACGGTTTATGGGCCCAGGGTAAGGCCGGACATGGCTATTTACAAGTTCTCTAAGGGTATTGTTGAAGGTCGAGAAATAACTTTATTTGGTAAAGGGAAGATTAAGCGTGATTATACATATATAGAAGATATTATTGATGGTATCGTTAAAGCTATGGGAAAGCGTTTCGACTATGAGATTTTTAACCTGGGCTCTGGGAGGCCAGTCGAGATAATTTATGTTGTCAGGCTTTTAGAGAAATATCTTGGTAGGAAAGCGAATATTACCTTTAAGGAGAAGCCGAAAGAGGATATGCCAATAACTTATGCTGATATTTCTAAGGCTCGCAGACTTTTGGGTTATGAGCCTAAAACTCCTTTAGAGGAAGGCATGAGGATTTTTGCGGAATGGTTTTTAAGTAGCGAGATGTAAACTCGCTGATATGCGCCCTGCTGTTAGCATAGTAATGCCAGTGCGCAACGAGGAACGCATTGTATCTAGAGCTATTGATAGCGTGATTAATCAAACTTTTAGCGATTGGGAGCTAGTGATAGTCGACGACGCTTCAAGCGATTTGACGCCTAAGATACTCTTGGAATACGAAAACAAGGATTCACGAATTAGGGTGTTAAGGAATAATCGTTGCTTAGGAATAACGAAGTCGATAAATAAGGGTATACGTGCCTCGATGGGCAGGTTTATAGCTAGGTTGGATG
It contains:
- a CDS encoding GDP-mannose 4,6-dehydratase, translating into MSSVVVTGCAGFIGSHLCERLLDEGYSVKGIDNFDAYYDFLYKKRNLESILAKKGKFRFYNADVRDYERLLDILEPGDVVVHLAARPGVRSSNRIPVKYVDNNIIGTVKLLEAIRARNAEQVIFGSTSSVYGNAETPFSEDFPADRPLSVYAATKRSCEIILYVYSYYYNLPVTILRFFTVYGPRVRPDMAIYKFSKGIVEGREITLFGKGKIKRDYTYIEDIIDGIVKAMGKRFDYEIFNLGSGRPVEIIYVVRLLEKYLGRKANITFKEKPKEDMPITYADISKARRLLGYEPKTPLEEGMRIFAEWFLSSEM